One Bufo gargarizans isolate SCDJY-AF-19 chromosome 4, ASM1485885v1, whole genome shotgun sequence DNA window includes the following coding sequences:
- the LOC122936020 gene encoding uncharacterized protein LOC122936020 → MLVLTVKNVKVRWNSCRDQFRRELNEKGRSGEGTSRKRPYIYTQQLSFLRPVMELRPTVDNLEDSDESEEGGEETPAVFSPDSSPQHSPVLETTEPPMGTSGGEPERPETRPQPRRRRRNAPQSSSELANREMIDARVIQFLAQRRTDGHEETMLRGLAPMLKLVPQASQQQCMASLLLVLKMFSLPYQGDILGDINNLLKKYMVATNQQPPTFQQAPHPFHGQQSGGPTFQGSQEQNPTLAQSFNVGMFAAAPPQPAQVRPASSYAPGSFSRDLFEL, encoded by the exons ATGCTTGTTTTGACAGTGAAAAATGTAAAGGTCCGCTGGAACAGCTGTAGGGACCAGTTCCGGAGGGAGCTAAACGAAAAGGGCCGCAGCGGAGAAGGGACGTCGCGCAAAAGGCCCTACATCTATACTCAGCAGCTGAGCTTCCTTCGTCCGGTGATGGAGTTGAGGCC AACTGTGGACAATCTGGAGGACAGTGATGAATCAGAGGAGGGCGGTGAAGAAACCCCTGCTGTATTTTCCCCGGATTCAAGCCCCCAACATTCCCCAGTGttggaaaccactgaaccacccatGGGAACCAGTGGTGGGGAACCTGAAAGGCCTGAAACAAGACCacagcccaggaggaggaggaggaatgccCCTCAGTCGTCCTCTGAGCTAGCGAATCGGGAAATGATAGATGCCCGAGTCATCCAGTTCCTAGCTCAGAGGAGGACTGATGGGCATGAAGAAACTATGCTTAGGGGGCTTGCGCCAATGTTGAAGCTCGTTCCCCAAGCGAGCCAGCAACAATGCATGGCCTCTCTTTTGTTGGTCCTTAAAATGTTCTCCCTGCCATACCAGGGAGACATTTTAGGGGATATCAATAATTTATTGAAGAAATACATGGTGGCTACGAATCAGCAGCCACCAACTTTTCAGCAGGCACCGCATCCTTTCCATGGACAGCAATCTGGGGGTCCCACTTTCCAGGGCTCCCAAGAGCAGAACCCTACCCTTGCCCAGTCCTTTAATGTGGGCATGTTTGCTGCTGCTCCCCCTCAACCAGCCCAGGTGCGTCCGGCGTCGTCGTACGCCCCTGGCTCGTTTTCCCGAGACTTATTTGAATTGTAA